The Triticum dicoccoides isolate Atlit2015 ecotype Zavitan chromosome 6A, WEW_v2.0, whole genome shotgun sequence genome has a window encoding:
- the LOC119317326 gene encoding cationic amino acid transporter 9, chloroplastic-like, translating to MTQGPTSLLPVWARTTARRPSSRRQSHATTAEAMDGEDAHHRPSSSSSSGGPFLSGLCAAALRRKPISARASAAASGEGLVRQLGVLELVLLGIGASIGAGIFVITGTVARDAGPGVTISFALAGAACVLNALCYAELASRFPAVVGGAYLYTYAAFNELTAFLVFTQLMLDYHIGAASIARSLASYFIQFLELIPSVKGNVPSWIGHGEEFFGGVVSVNILAPILLVILTVILCRGVKESSAVNTFMTTLKIIIVIVVVFAGVFEVDVSNWSPFMPNGFKAVVTGSTVVFFAYVGFDAVANSAEEAKNPQRDLPIGILGSLLACVILYVAVCLVITGMLPYTLLGEDAPLAEAFSAKGLKFVTVLISIGAVAGLTTTLLVGLYVQSRLYLGLGRDGLLPSIFSKVHPTLHTPLHSQIWVGCVAAVLAGLFNVHALSHILSVGTLTGYSVVSACVITLRWSDKATNSRSLGKFSIWQEGVFCLVIVALCGFIAGISYRFSYSIAFIIIAFLIATVGSFSLLFRQVYVPVDPPRFSCPGVPMVPIVSVFFNMFLFAQLHEEAWYRFVILSLIAVGVYAGYGQYNAVPSTSDHSSVAYHGVPSEAP from the exons ATGACGCAAGGGCCGACGTCACTCCTCCCGGTCTGGGCGCGGACGACTGCGCGAAGGCCCAGTAGTCGACGCCAGTCCCACGCCACCACCGCAGAGGCCATGGATGGAGAAGACGCGCACCACaggccctcttcctcctcctcgtccggcggcccCTTTCTCTCCGGCCTCTGCGCCGCCGCGCTCCGCCGCAAGCCCATCTCCGCGCGCGCCTCTGCCGCCGCCTCCGGCGAGGGCCTCGTGCGGCAGCTCGGCGTCCTCGAGCTCGTGCTCCTCGGGATCGGCGCGTCCATCGGTGCCGGCATCTTCGTCATCACCGGAACCGTCGCCCGCGACGCCGGCCCAG GTGTTACAATCAGTTTTGCTCTCGCTGGAGCTGCGTGTGTGCTCAATGCATTGTGCTATGCTGAACTGGCATCTCGTTTTCCTGCCGTGGTCGGGGGAGCATACTTGTACACATATGCAGCGTTTAATGAACTCACGGCCTTCTTGGTTTTCACCCAGTTGATGCTTGATTACCATATTGGGGCTGCAAGCATTGCTCGTAGCCTAGCAAGCTATTTTATCCAATTCTTGGAGCTGATTCCTTCTGTGAAAGGCAATGTTCCGAGTTGGATTGGGCATGGAGAAGAGTTTTTTGGTGGTGTCGTTTCAGTTAACATATTGGCTCCAATCCTTCTTGTCATCCTGACTGTGATCCTATGCCGCGGTGTCAAAGAATCATCTGCAGTGAATACCTTTATGACTACATTGAAG ATAATCATCGTCATAGTCGTTGTATTTGCTGGTGTGTTTGAGGTGGATGTATCAAACTGGTCACCATTTATGCCGAATGGTTTCAAAGCTGTTGTAACCGGATCTACAGTAGTCTTCTTTGCATATGTTGGATTCGATGCAGTTGCTAATTCTGCCGAGGAAGCTAAAAACCCACAG CGGGACTTGCCTATTGGCATCCTAGGAAGCCTTCTGGCATGTGTCATCCTATATGTTGCTGTATGCTTGGTGATTACTGGAATGTTGCCATATACATTACTGGGTGAAGATGCTCCCTTGGCTGAGGCTTTTTCTGCAAAGGGGCTGAAATTTGTAACTGTTTTGATCAGCATTGGAGCTGTTGCTGGTCTTACTACAACACTTCTTGTTGGTCTGTATGTTCAG TCACGTTTGTATCTTGGACTTGGAAGGGATGGCCTACTACCTTCaatattttctaaagttcatccaaCACTGCATACTCCTCTGCACTCTCAGATCTGGGTTGGTTGTGTTGCAGCAGTCTTAGCTGGCCTCTTTAATGTGCATGCACTCTCTCATATTCTCTCAGTTGGCACACTG ACAGGCTACTCGGTTGTATCAGCTTGTGTGATCACACTTCGATGGAGCGACAAAGCAACTAATTCTCGCTCCCTTGGAAAATTTTCAATCTGGCAGGAGGGTGTTTTTTGTCTTGTCATAGTGGCTCTCTGTGGTTTCATAGCAGGAATATCCTACCGGTTTAGCTATTCTATTGCCTTCATCATCATAGCTTTTCTGATAGCTACAGTCGGCAGTTTTTCTCTGCTGTTCCGACAG GTGTATGTTCCTGTGGACCCACCTCGCTTTTCTTGTCCTGGAGTTCCTATGGTTCCAATTGTCTCTGTTTTCTTCAATATGTTTTTGTTTGCTCAG CTACATGAAGAAGCTTGGTACAGATTTGTCATCCTTAGTCTCATCGCGGTGGGGGTATATGCTGGATATGGTCAGTACAACGCTGTTCCGTCTACTTCGGACCACTCGTCTGTTGCGTATCATGGAGTGCCTTCGGAAGCCCCATGA